The following proteins come from a genomic window of Candidozyma auris chromosome 4, complete sequence:
- a CDS encoding MFS transporter, whose product MTLREEASTSSSESVSIRSEHVARAIHEDAAEEVAKEEASVTSIRSRKVPLRERRGPLAQLTLIPEIEDARCFSRFKKYTILTVIVIASFSGPMGTCILYPASHDVARDLNTSEGIVNVSVGTYVVSLGIFPLWWSSISEKHGRRVVYVTSFTWFLAFCIGSALSPSIGVLIALRLLSGAGASSVQACGAATVADLFVQEERGFALGLFYLGNLLAIFVSPVLGGAVTEAWGWRATMWVMVIVCGLVLVLVLFLLPETLRKEDSMALIMQQLQNSLDPPEDANEQPVSLTLTRERSVHSMTGAEASVPPERYLTNNSQHSHRLQELAKKASHEATHAKWTTQLYDYICRPLHSLVLLTYPPALISIMYSSILFGGMYFFNASITYEYGRSPYNFSSVIIGLMYIPMSVTYVLASVYGGKWQDKRLKRYARLHDGELVAESRISWNCVIGVIVYPISCLIFGWCIHYGEHWVTPLVGLALFGASYMLLVGVTFTYVVDVLPGKGATGVALNNLIRQLLGAVAIFVTVPLIDALGSGVLFSIIAGVISACNLMLLYLKVYGHKLRQKYNLSDFYKCL is encoded by the coding sequence ATGACTTTGCGTGAAGAGGCGTCAACATCTTCGCTGGAGCTGGTGTCGATACGCCTGGAGCACGTTGCTAGGGCAATTCATGAGGACgctgctgaagaagtaGCGAAGGAAGAGGCGTCTGTGACGCTGATAAGATCGAGGAAAGTACCCCTTAGAGAACGAAGAGGCCCGCTAGCGCAGCTAACACTAATTCCAGAGATCGAAGACGCTCGATGTTTCAGCAGGTTCAAGAAGTATACCATCTTGACAGTGATAGTCATtgcctctttttctgggCCCATGGGCACCTGTATTCTATATCCAGCCTCGCACGATGTGGCAAGAGATTTGAATACGTCAGAGGGCATTGTCAATGTGTCCGTGGGGACTTATGTGGTGTCGTTGGGGATCTTCCCGCTCTGGTGGTCTAGTATTTCAGAGAAGCACGGCCGCCGTGTGGTGTATGTCACGTCGTTCACCTGGTTTTTGGCATTTTGCATTGGTTCTGCATTATCTCCATCAATTGGCGTACTCATAGCGCTACGTCTTTTGTCTGGAGCTGGCGCATCGTCAGTGCAAGCTTGTGGTGCTGCTACGGTAGCCGACTTGTTTGTCCAAGAAGAGCGTGGGTTTGCATTAGGGCTATTCTACTTGGGCAATCTCCTTGCCATCTTTGTGTCCCCCGTTTTAGGTGGTGCTGTTACTGAAGCCTGGGGCTGGAGAGCTACCATGTGGGTTATGGTGATTGTGTGTGGGTTAGTGCTCGTGTTAGtgcttttcttgcttcCTGAGACTTTACGTAAGGAGGATTCCATGGCCTTGATCATGCAGCAGCTCCAGAACTCCCTTGATCCTCCTGAAGATGCCAATGAGCAACCTGTCAGTCTCACTTTGACCAGGGAACGCTCAGTGCATCTGATGACAGGTGCAGAAGCATCAGTTCCGCCTGAAAGGTACCTCACAAACAATTCACAACACTCTCAcagacttcaagagctagcaaagaaagcttcGCATGAGGCGACACATGCAAAATGGACTACTCAGCTATATGATTACATTTGCAGGCCCCTTCATTCCTTGGTGCTCCTCACGTATCCTCCGGCCCTCATATCGATCATGTACTCATCTATTCTTTTTGGCGGAATGTACTTTTTCAACGCCAGCATCACCTACGAGTATGGTAGGCTGCCTTACAACTTCAGCTCCGTCATCATTGGTCTCATGTACATCCCCATGTCTGTTACCTATGTCCTTGCCTCAGTCTACGGCGGGAAGTGGCAGGATAAGCGGCTCAAACGCTATGCCAGGCTCCATGATGGAGAGTTGGTGGCAGAGTCACGAATCTCTTGGAATTGTGTCATAGGCGTCATTGTCTACCCCATCTCATGTTTGATCTTTGGCTGGTGTATTCATTACGGTGAGCACTGGGTGACACCTTTAGTGGGATTGGCATTGTTTGGTGCTTCCTACATGCTTCTTGTGGGTGTGACGTTCACCTACGTTGTTGATGTGCTTCCGGGCAAAGGTGCAACTGGCGTGGCTCTTAATAATTTGATACGACAGCTTCTCGGAGCGGTTGCCATCTTCGTCACGGTGCCCCTTATAGATGCGTTGGGCCTGGGTGTATTATTTTCCATTATCGCTGGCGTTATATCAGCATGCAACCTCATGTTGCTCTACCTCAAGGTTTATGGTCATAAACTTCGGCAAAAGTACAATCTCTCAGACTTCTACAAGTGTCTCTGA
- the FBP1 gene encoding fructose 1,6-bisphosphate 1-phosphatase yields the protein MVQTVSQQMNVETDIITLTRFILEEQQKFAPTATGELSLLLNSLQFAFKFIAHNIRRAELVNLIGISGTANTTGDVQKKLDVIGDEIFINAMKSSGNVKVLVSEEQEDLIVFEGGGRYAVCTDPIDGSSNIDAGVSVGTIFGVYRLRDDSTGSIKDVLRKGTDMVAAGYTMYGASAHLMLTTGRGVHGFTLDTQLGEFILTQPNLKIPHSRAIYSVNEGNSYYWPEYVKKYIADLKEPQEELKGKPYSARYIGSMVADIHRTLLYGGIFAYPADSKSKNGKLRVLYECFPMAMLMEQAGGSAVNDKGERILDILPKGIHDKSGIWLGSKGEVDRFLKYLP from the coding sequence ATGGTCCAGACGGTTTCCCAGCAGATGAATGTCGAGACCGACATCATCACTTTAACACGCTTTATTCTTGAGGAACAACAAAAGTTCGCCCCCACAGCCACGGGTGAGTTGTCGCTTCTTTTGAACTCGCTTCAGTTTGCATTCAAATTCATTGCCCACAACATCAGAAGAGCAGAATTGGTCAATCTTATTGGAATTTCCGGAACCGCCAACACCACCGGTGACGtgcagaagaagttggacgTGATTGGTGACGagatcttcatcaatgcaATGAAATCGAGTGGTAACGTGAAGGTGCTTGTAtctgaagaacaagaagacctCATTGTctttgaaggtggtggCCGTTACGCCGTGTGCACCGACCCAATTGATGGTTCGTCTAACATTGACGCTGGTGTTTCTGTCGGTACGATTTTTGGTGTCTATCGCTTGAGAGACGATTCCACAGGCTCTATCAAGGACGTTTTGAGAAAGGGTACTGATATGGTGGCGGCCGGCTACACCATGTACGGTGCTTCTGCCCACCTCATGTTGACCACAGGCAGAGGTGTCCACGGTTTCACCTTGGACACCCAGTTGGGCGAGTTCATCTTGACGCAgccaaacttgaagatccCCCACTCGAGAGCCATCTACTCTGTCAACGAAGGTAACTCGTACTACTGGCCAGAATACGTGAAGAAGTACATTGCTGACTTGAAGGAGCCCCAGGAGGAGTTGAAAGGAAAACCATACTCGGCTCGTTACATTGGGTCGATGGTGGCTGATATTCACAGAACGCTCTTGTACGGCGGTATTTTCGCGTACCCAGCCGACTCGAAGCTGAAGAACGGGAAGTTGAGAGTTTTGTACGAGTGTTTCCCCATGGCGATGTTGATGGAGCAGGCTGGAGGTTCTGCCGTTAATGACAAGGGAGAGCGCATCTTGGATATCTTGCCCAAGGGCATCCACGACAAATCGGGTATTTGGTTGGGATCCAAGGGCGAGGTTGACCGTTTTTTGAAGTATCTCCCATAA
- the SEC61 gene encoding translocon subunit SEC61: MSFRVLDLVKPFEPLVPEVIAPERKVSFNQRVMWTGVTLLIFLVMSEIPLYGINSSDGSDPLIWLRMMLASNRGTLMELGVTPIVTASMVFQLLQGTKMIHVDMNNKQDREQFQNAQKLLAIMLACGQATVYVLTGMYGPPKMLGLGIILLLILQLVFAGIIVILLDELLQKGYGLGSGISLFTATNVCEKIMWKAFAPTTSSAGKGAEFDGAVIALFHLLGSRSDKRRAILEAFYRQNLPNMLQVLATVFMFLTVVYLQGFRVEIPIKSTRQRGPYALYPIRLFYTSNMPIMLQSALSSNIFIASQILFMRWPNNLFVKLLGQWGQKGGSSQLYAVSGLAYYIQPPLSVTEAMFDPIKTLIYIVYVLGTCAVFSTTWIEISGTAPRNIAKQFKDQGLVIAGHRDTSAYRELKKIIPTAAAFGGAAIGALSVASDLLGCLESGTSILMSVTTIYGYYELAVKEGGLSKSIVSGYSDGI; encoded by the coding sequence ATGAGTTTCCGTGTCTTGGATCTCGTCAAGCCCTTCGAGCCCCTCGTGCCCGAGGTGATTGCTCCTGAGAGGAAAGTCAGCTTTAATCAGAGAGTAATGTGGACCGGAGTCACCTTAttgatttttcttgttATGAGTGAGATTCCTCTTTACGGTATCAACTCGTCAGACGGACTGGACCCGTTGATCTGGCTCAGAATGATGCTTGCTTCTAACAGAGGCACGTTGATGGAGTTGGGTGTTACGCCCATTGTGACAGCATCGATGGTGTTTCAATTGTTGCAAGGCACCAAGATGATCCATGTGGACATGAACAATAAGCAAGACAGAGAGCAATTCCAGAACGCCCAGAAGCTTTTGGCGATTATGTTGGCGTGCGGCCAAGCCACCGTGTATGTGTTGACAGGCATGTACGGGCCACCAAAGATGTTGGGGTTGGGGatcattttgttgttgattttgcagTTGGTGTTTGCTGGCATTATCGTGATTTTGTTGGATGAATTGTTGCAGAAGGGTTACGGGCTTGGCTCTGGTATTTCCTTGTTCACTGCTACCAACGTGTGCGAAAAAATCATGTGGAAGGCTTTTGCTCCAACCACTTCCTCTGCTGGTAAGGGTGCCGAGTTTGATGGTGCAGTGATCGCCTTGTTCCATCTTTTGGGCTCCAGATCTGACAAGAGAAGAGCCATTTTGGAGGCATTCTACAGACAGAACTTGCCCAATATGCTCCAAGTTTTGGCCACCGTCTTCATGTTCTTGACCGTTGTGTACTTGCAAGGTTTCAGAGTAGAGATCCCCATTAAGTCTACTAGACAGAGGGGCCCTTATGCCTTGTACCCAATCAGATTGTTCTACACCTCCAACATGCCCATTATGTTGCAATCGGCCTTGTCCTCGAACATCTTCATTGCTTCTCAAATTTTGTTCATGAGATGGCCAAACAACTTGTTTGTTAAGCTCTTGGGCCAGTGGGGACAAAAGGGTGGCTCCTCTCAGTTGTATGCGGTGAGTGGCTTAGCTTACTATATCCAGCCACCTCTTTCCGTCACTGAAGCCATGTTCGACCCCATCAAAACCCTCATTTACATTGTCTACGTGTTAGGTACCTGTGCTGTTTTCTCCACCACGTGGATTGAGATCTCGGGTACTGCTCCAAGAAACATTGCTAAGCAGTTTAAGGACCAAGGCTTGGTAATTGCTGGTCACAGAGACACCAGTGCCTACAGGGAGTTGAAAAAGATTATCCCAACTGCGGCTGCATTCGGTGGTGCTGCTATTGGTGCTTTGTCTGTCGCTAGTGACTTGCTTGGATGCTTGGAGAGTGGCACCTCTATCTTAATGAGTGTCACCACCATCTACGGTTACTATGAGTTAGCCGTGAAGGAGGGTGGTCTCTCGAAATCCATTGTTAGTGGATACTCTGACGGTATCTAG
- the YTA6 gene encoding putative AAA family ATPase produces MFSRRKPPQLSVLEELQQTYNDVCNSSVKNLHLEETGNLADALKGWKSLHTSLLYKVDLFEKSSKINMEEQAILTELKAIRDENVKHLVRIQLRLDEENRRRKRAGEVSASQPQQSTNASSHKLTIPSLRNSNPTSRSFNSSNQRQMVKSLRPQQASYKLSQKNRDTVQAAVSKSWNKPKAVPAKQEEVLFDDFDQNEYSENGNGSNWERLNSQGSHSTSNGSFNSQSSNLIDLEDENNELNFFDEEISRSMGDLSMKKSPPPPPPPRSRHSSVNPPSKPPPAPTESPPPRPSSLEKPAVNYTSKSTSDVPKTAAPKKYVYTQPTRIDVKKMMAASSNKSKQTQSRPAAAKATAASTKPLQKTRSAPPQKAPSKAASKIGSKSTNITYNYRPANAKPTTSAAAKPKQKLPKDLPDDLPTSPTMDDILGGYDTEDAFANGESADDDMNASEQEALIKSIRGIDEIAANQILNDIVVRGDEVYWDDIVGLESAKNSLKEAVVYPFLRPDLFRGLREPTRGMLLFGPPGTGKTMLARAVATESKSTFFSISSSSLTSKYLGESEKLVKALFLLARKLSPSIVFIDEIDSLLGTRTEGEVESMRRIKNEFLVQWSELSSAAAGRDSSADVSRVLILGATNLPWGIDDAARRRFAKRVYIPLPEDETRKLQLQKLLQYQKHTLSEEDFDKLVELTQKFSGSDITLLAKDSAMGPLRSLGDKLLSTPTEEIRPIQLSDFIESLKYIRPSVSEEGLGEYQKWADQFGSSGA; encoded by the coding sequence ATGTTTCTGAGAAGGAAACCGCCCCAGCTACTGGTGCTAGAGGAGCTTCAGCAAACCTACAATGATGTTTGCAACCTGTCGGTCAAGAATCTCCACTTGGAGGAAACTGGCAATTTGGCCGATGCACTCAAGGGCTGGAAATCTCTTCACACCCTGTTGCTTTACAAGGTGGATTTGTTTGAAAAAAGCTCCAAGATTAACATGGAGGAACAGGCTATCTTGACCGAACTTAAGGCCATACGAGACGAGAACGTCAAGCACTTGGTCCGCATACAGCTTCGCCTAGATGAGGAAAATAGACGGCGCAAGCGAGCAGGAGAGGTGCTGGCGCTGCAACCGCAACAAAGCACAAACGCTTCCTCGCATAAGTTAACCATACCATCCTTAAGAAACAGCAACCCAACGTCAAGATCGTTCAATTCTAGCAACCAAAGGCAGATGGTGAAGTCGCTAAGGCCACAGCAAGCGTCATATAAGCTTTCACAGAAGAATAGAGATACCGTGCAAGCTGCTGTGAGTAAGTCGTGGAATAAACCCAAAGCAGTTCCTGCTAAACAAGAGGAGGTACTTTTCGATGATTTTGACCAGAACGAGTATCTGGAGAATGGAAACGGCTCTAATTGGGAGAGGCTCAATTCTCAAGGGCTGCACTCAACTTCCAACGGTCTGTTCAACTCGCAATCAAGTAATCTTATAGACTTGGAAGACGAAAATAACGAACTCAACTTTTTTGACGAAGAAATCAGCAGGCTGATGGGCGACTTGAGCATGAAGAAACTGCCGCCTccgccacctccaccaagatCTCGCCATTCGAGTGTGAACCCTCCCTCAAAACCACCCCCTGCTCCTACTGAAtcacctcctcctcgtcctAGCTCTCTTGAAAAACCGGCAGTAAACTATACATCTAAGTCCACCTCAGATGTGCCCAAGACAGCAGCACCGAAAAAGTATGTCTACACGCAGCCTACTCGGATAgatgtcaagaagatgatggcTGCAAGCAGCAACAAGAGCAAACAGACGCAGTCGAGGCCAGCTGCTGCGAAAGCCACGGCAGCATCAACGAAACCTTTGCAGAAGACACGTTCCGCTCCGCCTCAAAAGGCTCCTAGTAAGGCTGCTTCGAAGATTGGTCTGAAGAGCACCAACATCACGTACAACTATAGACCTGCCAATGCCAAACCCACTACTAGTGCAGCCGCTAAACCCAAGCAAAAGTTGCCTAAGGATTTACCGGACGACTTGCCAACGTCTCCGACCATGGATGATATCCTCGGTGGTTACGATACAGAAGACGCATTTGCCAATGGCGAGTCTGCAGATGACGACATGAATGCATCGGAACAAGAGGCACTAATTAAATCTATTCGTGGTATCGACGAGATAGCGGCGAATCAAATCTTGAACGATATAGTTGTCAGGGGCGACGAAGTTTACTGGGATGATATCGTTGGACTTGAAAGTGCCAAAAACTCACTCAAGGAAGCTGTAGTCTACCCATTCTTACGTCCAGACTTGTTTAGAGGGCTTCGAGAGCCCACGAGAGGTATGCTTTTATTTGGTCCCCCTGGAACTGGTAAGACAATGCTTGCCAGAGCTGTTGCCACAGAGTCCAAGTCCACATTCTTTTCGATCagttcatcttcattaACGTCCAAGTATCTTGGTGAAAGTGAAAAACTCGTGAAGGCTCTATTCTTACTCGCTCGAAAGTTAAGTCCGTCCATTGTattcattgatgaaattgactctcttcttggaaCCCGAACAGAGGGCGAGGTTGAGAGCatgagaagaatcaaaaaCGAATTTTTGGTACAGTGGTCGGAACTATCATCTGCAGCTGCTGGAAGAGATTCTTCTGCTGATGTCAGTCGAGTTCTTATATTGGGTGCCACTAACTTACCGTGGGGAATCGACGATGCtgcgagaagaagatttgcTAAAAGAGTATACATTCCACTTCCTGAAGATGAGACGAGAAAATTACAACTTCAGAAACTTTTGCAGTACCAAAAGCATACACTTCTGGAAGAGGATTTCGACAAGCTAGTGGAGCTTACGCAGAAGTTTAGTGGAAGTGACATCACATTGTTGGCCAAGGACAGTGCCATGGGTCCGCTTCGTTCGCTCGGCGATAAATTGCTCAGTACTCCGACAGAAGAAATTCGGCCTATACAGCTTTCGGATTTTATCGAGAGTTTAAAGTATATCAGACCGAGTGTATCTGAAGAGGGGCTTGGTGAATATCAAAAGTGGGCTGACCAATTTGGCTCATCTGGGGCTTAA